The window GACAGCCTCTGCGCTCGCCCCGCTGATCGCGCGCGACCAACTCGCGGGGGACGCGGCGTCCTATGGCGTCCTTCTGGGCGCGGGCGGTGTCGGTGCGATCCTGGGCTCGCTCTCGACCGCGACCCTGCGCGCGCGGCTGGGGCCCGAGCTCGCCATCCGGATCGGCACGCTGGTGACCGCGGGCGCGCTTGTCGGCATTGCCTATAGCCGCTCGATCTGGGTCGCGGCACCGTGCTTCCTGCTTCAGGGCATGGGGACGATGATGGTGCTTGCGATGCTCAACGTGGCTGTCCAGCTTTCGGCGCCGCGCTGGGTCACGGCGCGTGCGCTCTCGCTCTATTCCTCGGCGGTGACGGGGGGCATCGCGCTGGGCTCGATCGGATGGGGCGCGATCAGCAACGGGCTCGGCCTCCAGACGACGGTGCTGGTCTCGGGCCTGGCGCTGGCGGCGACGGTGGCGCTGGGCTTCGTCCTGCCCATGGCGCATGAGGGCGAGGACCGCCGCGCACCGGTGTCGCTGGGCAAGAGCCCCGAGGTGGCGCTGGGGCTGACCGCGCGCTCCGGGCCGGTCGAGATCGAGATCGACTACCGGGTGGAGCCCGCGAATGCGCGCGAGTTCTTCCGCCTGATGCAGGACGTGGGCAAGGCGCGGCGGCGCAACGGCGGTTTCGCCTGGTCGCTCGCGCGCGATATCGCGGACACGCAGCTGTGGGTCGAGCGCTACGAATGCCCGACCTGGGGCGACTATCTGCACATGCGCAACCGCTTCACCCAGGCCGACCTCGATCTTCAGGAAAAGGTGGAGACTTTCAATACGCTGCGCGACGGGTCGCGGCTGCGTCGGCGGTTGATGCGGCCTTTCGGATCGGTGCGTTGGCGCGCCGAGGTCCCCGATCCCGGCCCCGATCAGCCCCGCCCCTTCAGCTACTGAGGCGCGCCTCGTAGCTTCCCCGATCTTGACGGGCCTTCGTCTCGATATGATACTTTGCGCATCATAATAAAGAGCGAGGAGAGGGACGATGGAGGCACAGGCTCTTGCGGACCATCGCAAGTCGGCCGCTGTGGCGCAGGAGGGGTTTCGTCTCGACGCCAAGGCGCGACGGCTGGCGAGCTTGCGCGAATCGCGCGCCGCGCTGCGCAGCGCCGGCCTGCTGCAGGATGGTCCGGGATCGGAGGATGTGGCCGGGGGCAACCCTGAACACGTCCCTGTCTTCTATCTGGACGGGCCCGCGCACGCGCAGCGTCGTGCGGCCATCGCCCGCTTCTTCACGCCCAAGGCGATCCAGACCCGCTACCGCTCGATCATGGAGGAGACGACCGCGCGTCTGCTCGATGATCTGCGCGCGAGCGGTACGGCCCGGCTCGACCGCATCGCCTTTGAACTGACGGTGGCGGTGGCCGCCAACATCGTGGGTTTGACCGAGACCTCGCCCAGCCGGATGGCGCCGCGCCTCCAGTGCCTGCTGCGCACCGCGTTCAGTCCGGCGACGGGGTTGGGCAAGTTGCGCGACCGGATCATCCGCAGCGTCTACGGCGTCTGGTTCTACTACGCCGATGTGCGCCCGGCCGTGGCGCGGCGGCGGGCCGAGCCGGGCGATGACATCATCTCGCAGTGCCTTGCCAAGGGCTATTCGGACAAGGCGATCCTGATCGAGTGCATGACCTATGCGACGGCGGGCATGGTCACGACGCGCGAGTTCATCGTGATGGTCGCCTGGCACCTGTTCGACAATCCCGAGCTGCGCGGCCAATTCCTCGATGGGGACGAGGAGGCGCAGATGGCGATCCTCCTGGAAATCCTGCGGCTCGAGCCGATTGCCTCGGTGCTCTACCGCCGCGCGGGGGCAGGCGTGTGCGACCAGGCGCTGGGCGAGGTTGCGGGCGGCGAGCGGCTCGCGATCGATCTTCGCGCGGTCCATGGCGATGCGCAGTCGGTGGGCGCCTGTCCCCATGCAATCGATGCCGAGCGTGCCCGGCGCGAAGGGCAGAAGGCCGAATTCCTCAGCTTCGGCGATGGACCGCACCACTGTCCCGGCTGGCAGGTGGCGCTCCACGAGACCCGTACCTTCATCGATCAGCTGCTGCGCGTGCCGGGCATAGCAATGGCCCGCGCGCCCGACATCATCTGGAACTCGCAGCTGATGAGTTACGAACTGCGCGACGCCCAGCTTACCTGCAGTCTGGCCTGATCCGGGGCCTGACAGCGCGGCGTGATCGCCGGAGCGAACTTTGCCCTTTCCTTGTGACAGGCCACGGGGGCCGCTCTAACCTCGCGTCCTGAGAGAGTGCATGGACGTGAAGGCGCCTGCCGCGCGCCTGTCATGAGCCGTGCCCGAAAGGGGAGAAGGGTGTGAGGACCCGAAGGGCTTTTCTTGCAACGGCGTCATGCCTGCCGCTCGCGCTGGCCGCCGCGCCCGTCGCGGCGCAGGATGCGGACGTGCAGGCCGAGCGGGTCATTGTCGTGACCGCGCAGCGCCGCGCCGAGGCGCAGGTCGACGTGCCGATCTCGATCACCGCGCTCGATGCCGGGATGCTGGAAACCGCCAACGCGAATGAGCTTTCGGGCATCCAGAGCATGGTCCCTGCACTGCGCTTTGATCGCCAGAGCCAGTTCGTCCAGCCCACCATCCGCGGTGTGGGAACCAGCATCACCACTTCGGGCGGCGGCTCGAATGTCGGGATCTATGTCGACGGCTTCTATTCGCCCAACCCGGCCGAGGCCGACTTCGACCTTCTTCGGGTGCGCAGCGTGCAGGTTCTGAAAGGACCTCAAGGTACGCTTTTTGGCCGCAACACCACGGGCGGGGCGATCCTGGTCGAGACCGCCGATCCCAGTGTCGATCCGGCGATGGAATTTCGCGCCTCGCTCGCCAGCTTCGAGGCAATCCGCGCGCAAGGCTACGTCACGACAGGGCTGACCGATACCCTCGCGCTCGACCTTGAAGTCAACTACGCGACCGGCAAGGCCTACCAGCGCAACATCGCAAGCGGCGCGCGCGACCGGCGCTACCGCAACTGGCAGGTGCGCACGGGGCTGAAGCTCGATCTGGGGGATGTCACCGCCAAGCTGCGCTACCAGCATGTCGAGACCGACGACCCGCGCCCGCTGCTCTACAACATCTTTGTCGACGATGTGCTGGGAGTCGGGGCGCCCAGCTTCGCGCCGCCCTCCACCTACACCACCGATCCCGACTTCTACGCGCCGGGGCCGGATCGCAGCTTCATCACGACCAACAACGACATCGTGCAGCTGACGCTCGAGGCGGACCTTGGCTTTGCCGAGCTCGCCTCCTTCACCCAGTACCGCGACCAGGACGTCGATGCCTCGCTCGATCTCGACAAGACCGCGCTGACGATCTTCCAGTACGGCCTGCCGGTCTTCAACCGCACCTTCACGCAGGAATTCCTGCTGACCTCCAGGCCCGGCCCGGCGCTGCAATATACCGCGGGGCTGTTCTACCTGTTCAACTCGGACCGCTACAAGACGTACGCGGACAACGCCGTGCCGCTGGGCTTTGGCCGGGTGCGCCTGGGCGGTTCGGACGCGCCCACGCGCAGCACCGCGGCCTTCGTCGACCTCACTTACGAGGTCACGCCCAGCCTCTTCGTGACGGGCGGCCTGCGCTATGCCCACGACACGATCACCCAAGCGTTCTACAACGTGGGGGAGGAGGCCTTCGACGTCGCCGACGTGAAGAGTGATCGCTTCACCCCGCGCCTTGTGGTGCGGTACAAGCCGAGCGATACGACCAGCCTCTACGCCTCCTATGCGCGCGGCTACAAGGCGGCGATCCTTGATGTCGGCGGCTCGTGCCAGAATCCGCCCGATTTCGTCTGCAACGATGTCTCGCCCGAGACCATCGATGCCTTCGAGATCGGCTTCAAGACCGAGAGCGCACTGCTCAGCTTCGAGGCGGCGGCCTTCTACTACGACTACCGCAACCTGCAGGTCTCGCTCTTTACCGATGGCCGGGCCGAGATCATCAACGCCGCCAAGGCCGAGATCTACGGCGCGGAAGCTGCGCTTGCCTTGCGGCTGGGCGGCGGGTTCTCGATCACCGCGGGCGGCGCCTATGTCCATGGCCGCTACACCGACTTCCCGGGCGCCCCGGTCTACATGCCCTGCGCCGATTTCGGGCCGGATGTTGCGGCCTCGTGCGCGGCAGGCGGTGTCTCCTATCTTAACGTGCCGGTCGATCTGAAGAACGTCGACATGCAGCGTACGCCCGAGTTCACCGGCAACCTGGGCGCGCGCTGGGAGGTGGGGCTGGCTGGCGGCGAACTCGCCCTGTCGGGCAATTTCTACTACACGTCCTCGTTCTTCTTCGGCCCGTCGGGCACCCA is drawn from Novosphingobium decolorationis and contains these coding sequences:
- a CDS encoding MFS transporter, which translates into the protein MAEDAKDVQGTAPGAMAGTVSASQAPPGTFAPLAVAPFRRIWSSSVCSNLGHQILGVAAAWEMTRLTDSPAMVAGVQTALMLPLMLVALPAGALADMFDRRVVAMCGLAFACLGGSVMALCGLLGLVTPWLMLGLIFAIGSGVALFGPAWQASISELVPPRLLPPAVALGSVSFNLARSVGPAIGGFLVLAAGAHVAFGANALGYIPFLLAFYFWKREQPASRLPPESLGRALVSGMRFALHAGGVRNAIVRVFLFGFCVATASALAPLIARDQLAGDAASYGVLLGAGGVGAILGSLSTATLRARLGPELAIRIGTLVTAGALVGIAYSRSIWVAAPCFLLQGMGTMMVLAMLNVAVQLSAPRWVTARALSLYSSAVTGGIALGSIGWGAISNGLGLQTTVLVSGLALAATVALGFVLPMAHEGEDRRAPVSLGKSPEVALGLTARSGPVEIEIDYRVEPANAREFFRLMQDVGKARRRNGGFAWSLARDIADTQLWVERYECPTWGDYLHMRNRFTQADLDLQEKVETFNTLRDGSRLRRRLMRPFGSVRWRAEVPDPGPDQPRPFSY
- a CDS encoding cytochrome P450; its protein translation is MEAQALADHRKSAAVAQEGFRLDAKARRLASLRESRAALRSAGLLQDGPGSEDVAGGNPEHVPVFYLDGPAHAQRRAAIARFFTPKAIQTRYRSIMEETTARLLDDLRASGTARLDRIAFELTVAVAANIVGLTETSPSRMAPRLQCLLRTAFSPATGLGKLRDRIIRSVYGVWFYYADVRPAVARRRAEPGDDIISQCLAKGYSDKAILIECMTYATAGMVTTREFIVMVAWHLFDNPELRGQFLDGDEEAQMAILLEILRLEPIASVLYRRAGAGVCDQALGEVAGGERLAIDLRAVHGDAQSVGACPHAIDAERARREGQKAEFLSFGDGPHHCPGWQVALHETRTFIDQLLRVPGIAMARAPDIIWNSQLMSYELRDAQLTCSLA
- a CDS encoding TonB-dependent receptor, whose amino-acid sequence is MRTRRAFLATASCLPLALAAAPVAAQDADVQAERVIVVTAQRRAEAQVDVPISITALDAGMLETANANELSGIQSMVPALRFDRQSQFVQPTIRGVGTSITTSGGGSNVGIYVDGFYSPNPAEADFDLLRVRSVQVLKGPQGTLFGRNTTGGAILVETADPSVDPAMEFRASLASFEAIRAQGYVTTGLTDTLALDLEVNYATGKAYQRNIASGARDRRYRNWQVRTGLKLDLGDVTAKLRYQHVETDDPRPLLYNIFVDDVLGVGAPSFAPPSTYTTDPDFYAPGPDRSFITTNNDIVQLTLEADLGFAELASFTQYRDQDVDASLDLDKTALTIFQYGLPVFNRTFTQEFLLTSRPGPALQYTAGLFYLFNSDRYKTYADNAVPLGFGRVRLGGSDAPTRSTAAFVDLTYEVTPSLFVTGGLRYAHDTITQAFYNVGEEAFDVADVKSDRFTPRLVVRYKPSDTTSLYASYARGYKAAILDVGGSCQNPPDFVCNDVSPETIDAFEIGFKTESALLSFEAAAFYYDYRNLQVSLFTDGRAEIINAAKAEIYGAEAALALRLGGGFSITAGGAYVHGRYTDFPGAPVYMPCADFGPDVAASCAAGGVSYLNVPVDLKNVDMQRTPEFTGNLGARWEVGLAGGELALSGNFYYTSSFFFGPSGTQFQGGDYETLALRAQWDDPESRFFLAVFGDNVTDSRYVNQVQYNNFGFGATWSQPRTWGVEIGYRY